Proteins co-encoded in one Halococcoides cellulosivorans genomic window:
- a CDS encoding TrmB family transcriptional regulator, with amino-acid sequence MDRDALSAVLEDAGLSQYQAEAYVTVLEHGSATATDVANDSEVPDPRIYDVLRDLEQQGYVETYQQDSLRVRAFSPERIRSDLRDRATQFESAADEIDRRWEEPSVESHSVNFVKREQTVLDHAEAAIDDAECQVMVAASADQIDHLDRALGAAVDRGVYVMVVVSPTEGCCLRDRIESGGLASSLRVRPDPTPFLTLVDRTITCFAPHDMSLNRFGIIVDAPSHAFIFRWFYTVAIWETATQAFERAHDAVRICVNLGRCVRELRPILADGATVRATVHGANTRTGEAATLTGRITDVTVPGAADTDGTTPTAHGSGPTLEIEVDGDRVAVGDWGAIVEPYEAMRIEIRSIDWP; translated from the coding sequence GTGGATCGGGACGCGTTGAGTGCGGTCCTCGAAGATGCGGGCCTATCGCAGTACCAGGCCGAAGCGTACGTCACGGTGCTCGAACACGGGTCAGCGACGGCGACCGACGTCGCGAACGACAGCGAGGTGCCCGATCCCCGGATCTACGACGTGCTCCGGGACCTCGAACAACAGGGCTACGTCGAGACCTACCAGCAGGACTCGCTTCGCGTCCGGGCGTTCAGTCCGGAACGGATCCGGTCTGACCTCCGCGATCGTGCCACACAGTTCGAATCCGCCGCCGACGAGATCGATCGCCGCTGGGAAGAGCCGTCGGTCGAATCCCACTCGGTCAACTTCGTCAAGCGCGAGCAGACCGTACTCGATCACGCCGAGGCCGCCATCGACGACGCCGAGTGTCAGGTGATGGTCGCGGCGAGTGCCGACCAGATCGACCACCTCGACCGGGCGCTCGGGGCCGCCGTCGATCGCGGCGTCTACGTGATGGTCGTGGTGTCCCCGACCGAGGGCTGCTGTCTGCGTGATCGGATCGAATCGGGCGGCCTGGCGTCGTCGCTTCGTGTCCGGCCCGATCCGACGCCGTTTCTCACGCTGGTCGATCGGACGATCACGTGTTTCGCCCCGCACGACATGTCGCTGAACCGGTTCGGGATCATCGTCGACGCACCGAGCCACGCGTTCATCTTCCGGTGGTTTTACACCGTCGCGATCTGGGAGACGGCGACGCAAGCGTTCGAGCGCGCTCACGATGCCGTCCGGATCTGTGTCAACCTCGGCCGGTGTGTTCGAGAACTCCGCCCGATCCTGGCCGACGGCGCGACGGTTCGAGCGACAGTCCACGGCGCGAACACCCGGACCGGCGAGGCGGCCACGCTGACCGGGCGGATCACGGACGTCACGGTGCCGGGCGCGGCCGACACCGACGGAACGACGCCGACCGCTCACGGCTCCGGCCCGACTCTGGAAATCGAGGTCGACGGTGACCGCGTCGCGGTCGGTGACTGGGGCGCGATCGTCGAACCGTACGAGGCGATGCGGATCGAGATCAGGTCGATCGACTGGCCCTGA
- a CDS encoding glycosyltransferase family 87 protein: protein MDRRPITDRAVGPANGRLWVRIALVGGLLAGVGSVLSLVLVRPDQIGIATDVYARAGRALLDGEAVYAVHPVDHPGFRFRYPPVIAVLATVYGAIGPTGAFLVQSGVNVLALLTLAWLVDDRLPPLPATDRALAGLTILVAGPVASALVMGQLSPLIALSAVGGCLVALSGRPRRAGLGLGLAAFVKVYPAGAWAWLAAKRSWRALAVAVLVVAGGWLASLAIGVDLTQAYVTTVLLDESSTAAFADGPSLWPGAVTLMRPLAALGVRGTGLWIGALAIVAPPVLACYRHLDDPVGVETALLATVVGLLAVVPLESFYFTLAVPVLVLVAVRIEDHPAIRPLAVGTLLVWLAVPPGPLAALATSLPGALGGLTQWVAESVLRRIQAPLVGSLLVLGACVWANHDLAGENSETETA from the coding sequence ATGGACCGGCGCCCGATCACGGATCGAGCGGTCGGGCCAGCGAACGGACGGCTGTGGGTCCGAATCGCACTCGTCGGGGGCCTCCTCGCGGGAGTAGGAAGTGTCCTCTCGCTCGTACTCGTCCGGCCCGACCAGATCGGCATCGCGACCGACGTCTACGCTCGCGCCGGGCGCGCACTCCTCGACGGCGAGGCCGTCTACGCGGTCCACCCGGTGGATCATCCCGGCTTTCGATTCCGGTATCCGCCCGTGATCGCCGTGCTGGCGACCGTCTACGGCGCGATCGGCCCGACCGGAGCCTTCCTCGTCCAGAGCGGCGTGAACGTGTTGGCCCTGCTCACCCTGGCCTGGCTCGTCGACGACCGGCTGCCACCGCTCCCGGCGACCGACCGGGCGCTGGCCGGACTCACGATCCTCGTCGCCGGGCCCGTCGCGAGCGCGCTCGTGATGGGACAGCTCTCGCCGCTGATCGCTCTCAGCGCCGTCGGTGGCTGTCTCGTGGCTCTCAGCGGCCGGCCACGACGCGCAGGACTTGGCCTGGGACTGGCCGCGTTCGTCAAAGTGTATCCGGCGGGTGCGTGGGCGTGGCTGGCCGCCAAGCGGTCCTGGCGCGCGCTCGCGGTCGCCGTGCTCGTCGTCGCCGGCGGGTGGCTCGCCAGCCTCGCGATCGGCGTCGACCTGACCCAGGCGTACGTCACGACCGTCCTGCTCGACGAATCATCGACGGCGGCGTTCGCGGACGGCCCGTCGCTCTGGCCGGGGGCAGTCACGCTCATGCGCCCGCTCGCGGCGCTCGGCGTCCGTGGGACGGGCCTCTGGATCGGCGCACTCGCGATCGTCGCCCCGCCCGTACTGGCGTGTTACCGACACCTCGACGATCCGGTCGGCGTCGAGACGGCGCTGCTCGCCACCGTCGTCGGCTTGCTCGCGGTCGTCCCGCTCGAATCGTTTTATTTCACACTCGCCGTCCCTGTGCTCGTCCTCGTCGCCGTCCGCATCGAGGACCACCCGGCGATCCGTCCGCTCGCGGTTGGCACACTCCTCGTCTGGCTCGCGGTCCCGCCGGGCCCGCTGGCCGCTCTCGCGACCAGCCTCCCTGGCGCACTCGGCGGACTTACCCAGTGGGTGGCCGAGAGCGTCTTGCGACGCATCCAGGCTCCGCTCGTGGGGTCGTTGCTCGTGCTCGGGGCCTGTGTCTGGGCCAATCACGATTTGGCGGGCGAAAACAGCGAGACCGAGACGGCCTGA